In Nonlabens agnitus, the DNA window TTAAGGGATTGAACGAAGTCGCATTCTCAAGACCTGAAAATGCTAAAGAGATTAAATTGTAAGCCTGTGATGGACCAGAAAAAATTCATTTTAGCGTTTGCGATGAGCTTAGGGTTCTTTCTAATAGCAATAGCTCAAGAGCAACCTGTGGATTCACTCATACGTGTGGAGTCGCCATTTGAAAGCATTAATGAAAATGAATTCCCAGGAGCCATTCTTTATTTACGTAACGCCGGCAAACAGGTTTATGTACAGCACCGCGGTATTGAGATGTATTGCGACAAGGCTGTTTTTTATAAAGAAAGTAACTTCATAAAAGCCATAGGAAACGTGCGCATGAATCAAGGTGATACCATCACTATGAACTCCAAGTACGCAGAATATAACGGGAGAAACCAGAAGGCATTTGCGAGTGGCAACGTCAATATGCGCAGTCCTGAATCGACCCTACAAACAGATACCTTGCATTTTGACCGTGTACGACAGCAGGCCTATTACCGTAGCGGTGGCACGGTCAGAGACACCGCAAGCACGTTGAAAAGTCGAGTGGGTCGATATTTTATGAGGGACAAGAAGTATCAATTCTTGGACAATGTGGTGGTTACTAATCCAGAATATGTGATCAATTCTAACCACTTGAACTTTTATTCAGATTCTGGTCATGCCTATATGTATGGTCCATCGACCATCACAGGAAAAACGAGCAAGGTGTATTGTGAACGAGGCTTTTACGATACCCGAGCAGATGAAGGTTATTTTGTCAAGAACTCCAGCATAGATTACAACGATCGTAATGTGAGAGGTGACAGCCTCTATTTTAATCGCGGTCGGGATTTCGCCAGTGGCGTCAACAATATCAAGATCACAGACACCATCAACAACTCTGTCATCAAAGGTGACTATGCCGAAGTTTTTAGAGCCAAGGATTCGGTTTTTATCACCAAGAGAGCCGTGGCAATATCCGTTCAGGAACAAGACAGTGTGTACATACACGCAGACACCTTAATGGTGACCGGCAAACCAGAAAATAGGCTGGTAAGAGGTTTCTATGATGCCAGGATCTTCAAGAAAGATCTAAGCGGTAAGTCAGATAGTATCGTCTCGCGTCAAACTACTGGTTTGACAAAAATGATAGGCAGTCCCATATTATGGAATGGCGTGAGCCAAATGACAGGCGATAGCATTTTTATCCAAAGCAACGTTCAAACTGAAAAACTGGATTCCCTTAGGGTCTTCTACAACGCCTTTATTGTAAACAAGGATACGACGGGTGGTTTCAACCAAATAAAGGGAAAAGAACTCACTGGATTCTTCAAGGATAATGAATTGAGCGTGGTAAACATTGATAAGAACGTGGAACATCTCGTCTATTTACGTAATGAAGCGCAGGAGTTGATAGGAATTGACAAAAGAACCAGTGGCCGCGTTTTGCTGGAATTTGAAGATGGTGAACTTGTTCTGGACACCTACTACAACGAGGCTAAGGGCACCACCTTTCCGCCAGATGAATTGCCAGTGAATGCGAGGACCCTAAGAGGATTGAACTGGCGAGGAGACGAACAGATACTGTCATATAATGACCT includes these proteins:
- a CDS encoding OstA-like protein, with amino-acid sequence MLKRLNCKPVMDQKKFILAFAMSLGFFLIAIAQEQPVDSLIRVESPFESINENEFPGAILYLRNAGKQVYVQHRGIEMYCDKAVFYKESNFIKAIGNVRMNQGDTITMNSKYAEYNGRNQKAFASGNVNMRSPESTLQTDTLHFDRVRQQAYYRSGGTVRDTASTLKSRVGRYFMRDKKYQFLDNVVVTNPEYVINSNHLNFYSDSGHAYMYGPSTITGKTSKVYCERGFYDTRADEGYFVKNSSIDYNDRNVRGDSLYFNRGRDFASGVNNIKITDTINNSVIKGDYAEVFRAKDSVFITKRAVAISVQEQDSVYIHADTLMVTGKPENRLVRGFYDARIFKKDLSGKSDSIVSRQTTGLTKMIGSPILWNGVSQMTGDSIFIQSNVQTEKLDSLRVFYNAFIVNKDTTGGFNQIKGKELTGFFKDNELSVVNIDKNVEHLVYLRNEAQELIGIDKRTSGRVLLEFEDGELVLDTYYNEAKGTTFPPDELPVNARTLRGLNWRGDEQILSYNDLFKGKSIPKQIKIQGLPLPVKEDDFFSKEDLENLNENSELKKEDLENRKEDQIENIEGTGDN